Proteins from a genomic interval of Thermodesulfobacteriota bacterium:
- the rpsU gene encoding 30S ribosomal protein S21: MPGIVVGNNESIDSALKRFKKQVEKGGVLSEVRKREFYEKPSERKKKRLFAAKKRFVKRVRRD; the protein is encoded by the coding sequence ATGCCGGGAATTGTGGTGGGAAATAACGAGAGCATCGACAGCGCGCTCAAGAGATTCAAAAAACAGGTAGAAAAGGGTGGAGTTCTATCTGAGGTAAGAAAAAGAGAATTTTACGAAAAACCCAGCGAAAGAAAGAAGAAAAGGCTTTTCGCCGCAAAAAAACGTTTTGTGAAGAGGGTGAGAAGAGACTGA
- a CDS encoding transketolase family protein, which yields MSRSKLSDLLVEEVTEYEYIRETYGKTLVELGSIYPELVVLDSDLTVSTKTNLFGKKFPDRFFTMGVSEQDMMATAAGFALYGKIPFASTFAVFATGRAWEHIRQSIAFPNLNVKIVATHAGVTVGEDGATHQALEDIALMRVLPNMTVIVPADAVETEAVIRTIIDRKGPTYVRLARAKFPTIFKKSYKFEVGKAPILREGKHVAIFASGIMVSEALNAAKLLEKEGIGASVANVSTIKPIDVQTIVELARMTGAVVTAEDHNVVGGLGGAVSEVLSEECPTPIKRIGIRDRYGTSGDGLKLLEYFGLKAKNIVQAVYELLEFNSNSKSVGLL from the coding sequence ATGAGCAGGTCCAAACTGAGCGACCTACTGGTCGAGGAAGTTACCGAGTACGAATACATAAGGGAAACCTACGGCAAAACGCTCGTAGAACTGGGTAGCATCTATCCGGAATTGGTGGTCCTGGATAGCGACCTAACCGTCTCCACCAAGACCAACTTATTCGGAAAAAAGTTCCCGGATAGGTTCTTCACCATGGGCGTCTCCGAGCAGGACATGATGGCCACGGCAGCCGGGTTTGCCCTATACGGCAAAATTCCTTTTGCCAGTACATTCGCAGTATTTGCCACCGGACGGGCCTGGGAGCACATAAGACAATCTATTGCCTTCCCCAACCTAAACGTAAAAATAGTGGCCACTCACGCCGGGGTCACCGTAGGTGAAGACGGCGCAACCCATCAGGCGCTAGAAGACATAGCCCTTATGCGCGTCCTTCCCAACATGACGGTGATAGTTCCTGCGGACGCTGTGGAAACTGAGGCAGTAATTAGGACAATAATAGACCGAAAAGGCCCGACGTACGTCCGCCTAGCCAGGGCCAAGTTCCCGACGATTTTCAAGAAATCTTACAAATTCGAGGTTGGGAAGGCTCCTATTCTCCGGGAGGGGAAGCACGTAGCCATTTTTGCCAGCGGTATCATGGTCAGCGAAGCCCTTAATGCGGCAAAGCTGCTTGAGAAAGAGGGCATAGGAGCCTCCGTGGCCAACGTCTCTACCATAAAACCCATAGACGTTCAAACTATAGTCGAGCTAGCCAGGATGACCGGGGCGGTGGTTACGGCAGAAGACCACAATGTGGTGGGGGGATTGGGGGGAGCGGTTTCAGAGGTGCTTTCGGAGGAGTGCCCGACTCCAATCAAACGGATCGGGATCAGAGATAGATACGGCACATCTGGTGATGGGCTTAAACTCCTTGAGTATTTCGGGCTTAAGGCCAAAAACATCGTTCAGGCTGTTTATGAGCTTCTAGAGTTCAATTCCAATAGTAAATCCGTGGGCCTTCTATAG
- a CDS encoding divergent polysaccharide deacetylase family protein produces the protein MRRKQRAHRRTRINKGKFRKARAGRVVTFTLGFIAFVAISLYSLSYIKNQISGTIEEKRASSGLTKTIEDVDAYIAEALFNLGVSKKDVKLKRSSSGKAGGNFAEIYIDIPQGIGEKMVVEALRKHLSRPHIEPSFKKTGKSLLVAEIKIDDIPTHRITAVFKQQHQKKREVIAAKDKEASSTPKELAKIEKETLTVKKPEARTFQEEKPKVVIIVDDLGLHKGPIDKLGELNAPISFAILPDLPYSKYAAQVAHRKGWDVILHLPMEPKESSGYLAADAGDGALLVGLPKNEILTNLEKNLSSIPYIKGVNNHMGSKFTENSELMELVLESIKKKGLFFIDSRTSPHTTGFDMARKMGIKTAKRDLFLDNSAGSQNYIRSQIEKLVNVSKEKGVAIGICHPYPNTISVLSEMIPEIRKEADIVLSSAVVN, from the coding sequence TTGCGCAGAAAGCAAAGGGCTCACAGAAGAACGCGTATAAATAAGGGAAAATTTCGGAAGGCGAGAGCCGGTAGGGTCGTTACATTTACGCTCGGGTTTATCGCCTTTGTAGCCATAAGCCTATACAGTCTTTCCTACATAAAAAATCAGATTTCGGGGACAATAGAAGAGAAAAGGGCATCCTCGGGCTTAACCAAGACCATAGAAGACGTTGATGCCTACATTGCCGAGGCTCTATTCAACCTGGGGGTTTCTAAAAAAGATGTCAAGTTGAAAAGGTCTTCTTCCGGTAAGGCCGGCGGTAACTTCGCTGAAATATACATCGACATTCCTCAGGGAATCGGGGAAAAAATGGTGGTAGAAGCGCTCAGAAAACATCTATCGCGGCCTCATATTGAGCCCAGTTTCAAGAAGACTGGCAAGTCTCTCCTGGTAGCAGAGATAAAGATAGATGATATTCCAACACATAGAATCACGGCTGTATTTAAACAGCAACATCAGAAGAAAAGAGAAGTAATAGCCGCTAAAGATAAAGAAGCTTCTTCTACTCCAAAGGAATTGGCCAAGATAGAGAAAGAAACACTTACCGTAAAGAAGCCCGAAGCACGAACATTCCAAGAAGAAAAACCGAAGGTGGTTATCATCGTTGACGACTTAGGATTGCACAAAGGGCCGATCGACAAGCTGGGCGAACTTAATGCACCCATCAGCTTCGCCATTTTACCCGACCTACCTTATTCCAAATACGCTGCCCAGGTTGCCCATAGAAAGGGATGGGACGTTATTCTCCATCTTCCCATGGAGCCTAAGGAATCCTCCGGATATCTGGCCGCGGACGCCGGGGATGGGGCTCTCCTGGTGGGATTGCCAAAGAACGAGATTTTAACTAATCTAGAAAAAAATCTATCCTCCATTCCGTATATAAAGGGCGTGAATAACCACATGGGGTCTAAATTCACAGAAAACAGCGAACTCATGGAGCTGGTTCTGGAAAGCATAAAGAAGAAGGGACTATTCTTCATCGACAGCAGAACTTCTCCGCACACGACCGGTTTTGATATGGCTAGGAAAATGGGTATAAAAACCGCAAAGAGGGACCTCTTTCTCGACAACAGTGCTGGTAGCCAGAATTATATCAGGTCGCAAATAGAGAAGCTGGTAAACGTCTCCAAGGAGAAGGGTGTTGCTATTGGAATCTGCCACCCCTATCCTAATACGATATCGGTGCTATCGGAAATGATCCCAGAGATAAGGAAAGAGGCGGACATAGTGCTGTCGTCGGCTGTGGTAAATTAG
- a CDS encoding DUF58 domain-containing protein translates to MKFLKLGKDNWARTRPTKEGIVFLGLSLFVGFAALNTGNNLLYLTFGMMLSFIAVSGITSLVNLSRIEVRLEPPEDVFAWAPTSIRFSVKNLKILIPSYSLTIEAGGKKAYLSYLPSKAVKTVNVQYVFKHRGWNKMPETVLFTRFPFGFFKKWIRIDLGDDEVLVYPRVERIGIEKERIRHSFGELESDRLGFGNDLRSIRGYNEGDNPKLIHWKTSAKLGKLMLRELQDDESRKAIIEFNPTRNKNELEQQISYTASLLLELMERDYEVEFVAPDRTFSSSELSRSPRPVLRYLALYN, encoded by the coding sequence ATGAAATTCTTAAAACTGGGCAAGGATAACTGGGCCAGGACTCGACCTACCAAGGAAGGCATAGTATTCCTGGGGCTTAGCCTTTTTGTAGGTTTTGCGGCGCTTAACACCGGAAATAACCTCCTTTATCTTACCTTCGGCATGATGTTGAGCTTCATCGCCGTTTCCGGTATTACATCCCTGGTGAACCTGTCCAGGATTGAAGTAAGGCTCGAGCCGCCGGAGGATGTTTTCGCCTGGGCCCCAACGTCCATCCGTTTTTCGGTCAAAAATTTGAAGATACTCATTCCGTCATACTCGTTGACGATCGAAGCCGGCGGGAAAAAGGCCTACTTATCGTATCTGCCTTCTAAGGCGGTAAAGACGGTAAACGTGCAATACGTTTTCAAACATCGAGGGTGGAACAAGATGCCGGAAACGGTGCTTTTCACCCGGTTTCCATTCGGCTTCTTCAAGAAATGGATCAGGATTGACCTGGGTGATGATGAAGTTCTGGTTTATCCCCGAGTGGAAAGGATAGGGATAGAAAAGGAAAGAATTAGGCATAGCTTCGGCGAGCTTGAGTCGGACAGATTGGGATTCGGAAATGACCTTAGGTCGATTAGGGGCTACAATGAAGGAGATAACCCCAAGCTTATCCACTGGAAAACCTCGGCTAAGCTGGGGAAGCTTATGCTGAGGGAGCTTCAGGATGATGAGTCGAGGAAGGCCATAATTGAATTTAACCCCACCAGGAATAAAAACGAGCTGGAGCAGCAGATAAGCTACACGGCGTCCCTTTTACTGGAGTTGATGGAGCGAGACTACGAGGTCGAATTCGTAGCTCCGGACAGGACGTTCTCTTCGTCGGAGTTAAGCCGGTCTCCCCGGCCAGTCTTGAGATACCTGGCGCTTTATAACTGA
- the rseP gene encoding RIP metalloprotease RseP, with protein sequence MTVLLAFLFVIGILVFIHELGHFLVAKRCGVRVEKFSLGFGKKLFGFKRGETEYLVSMLPLGGYVKMYGEGGEGNFIVDRVEAGSRAEKAGFKSGDKITGIGGVALSTFSRWRELEFNLVKNPEREYVFTIERDDERLAVNCKADDLEGIKAYSEKEYPRGFSNQSILKRLAIVVAGPFMNFALPFLFFPIIFMLGIGVAAYLEEPPVIGYVEPGSPASEAGFRKGDTIIKVDGKDVKTWRDTNIAFQSNPDALLDVEVKRDGQLKDLKLKAESSPEGIVAVGLAETLDARIGSVMVGSPAEKAGLKKGDRILAVNQIKITDWYQMASIIRGKANQEITLLVKRDNEEFKVKITPEPLEETGQGAIGITPYREEIVKKYGFFGSIIEGIKEAAGMIYEVTVLLFSFLYKLFTGKISLGTAGKSIAGPLLIAKVSGSAAEGGLASLLQFTSFISINLAIINLLPIPMLDGGHVLYLAIESIKRRPLSQRTLEICQRIGLTFLIFIMFLAIYNDISRLKGSIIESIGRLIETFK encoded by the coding sequence ATGACAGTATTATTGGCGTTTTTATTCGTGATAGGAATTTTAGTCTTTATACACGAACTCGGCCATTTCTTGGTGGCCAAGCGATGCGGGGTTAGAGTGGAGAAGTTTTCCCTGGGTTTTGGCAAGAAGCTCTTTGGATTTAAGAGGGGAGAGACGGAGTATCTGGTTTCTATGCTTCCCCTAGGCGGGTACGTGAAGATGTACGGTGAAGGGGGGGAAGGAAACTTCATTGTAGACCGTGTTGAAGCCGGCTCCAGGGCGGAGAAGGCTGGATTTAAGTCAGGGGATAAAATAACCGGCATAGGTGGGGTAGCGCTTTCTACTTTTTCCCGGTGGAGGGAGCTTGAGTTTAATTTAGTGAAAAATCCGGAGAGAGAATATGTATTTACCATTGAAAGGGACGACGAGAGGTTGGCAGTTAATTGTAAAGCCGATGATTTGGAAGGGATAAAGGCTTACTCCGAGAAGGAGTATCCCCGGGGTTTCTCCAATCAGTCTATACTGAAAAGGTTGGCCATAGTGGTTGCCGGCCCGTTCATGAATTTTGCCCTACCGTTTTTATTCTTCCCCATTATTTTCATGCTGGGTATCGGCGTTGCCGCTTATCTGGAAGAGCCTCCGGTAATTGGATATGTAGAGCCCGGCTCGCCCGCAAGCGAGGCCGGATTCCGGAAGGGGGATACAATCATTAAAGTAGACGGAAAGGATGTAAAAACGTGGAGAGACACCAACATAGCCTTTCAATCGAACCCGGATGCCCTCCTGGATGTCGAGGTGAAGAGGGATGGGCAACTGAAGGACCTCAAGCTCAAGGCGGAATCTTCCCCCGAGGGAATTGTGGCTGTAGGGCTTGCTGAAACCCTCGATGCCAGGATAGGGAGCGTCATGGTTGGCTCCCCGGCGGAAAAGGCAGGGCTTAAAAAGGGAGACCGGATATTGGCAGTCAACCAGATAAAAATTACTGACTGGTATCAGATGGCCTCGATTATAAGGGGGAAAGCCAACCAGGAGATTACACTCCTGGTCAAACGGGACAACGAAGAGTTTAAGGTAAAAATCACCCCGGAGCCCCTGGAAGAAACCGGCCAGGGCGCTATCGGGATCACCCCGTATAGAGAAGAGATCGTTAAGAAGTATGGGTTTTTTGGCTCTATTATAGAGGGGATAAAAGAAGCTGCGGGCATGATCTATGAAGTCACCGTCCTACTCTTCTCCTTCCTTTACAAGCTTTTTACCGGGAAGATATCTCTCGGGACTGCCGGAAAGAGCATCGCCGGTCCGCTCCTTATTGCCAAGGTCTCCGGCTCGGCGGCGGAAGGAGGGCTGGCATCGCTCCTTCAGTTCACCTCTTTCATCAGCATAAACCTTGCTATTATAAATCTCCTTCCCATACCGATGCTCGACGGCGGGCATGTGCTTTATCTGGCGATCGAGTCCATAAAGAGAAGGCCCCTAAGCCAGAGGACATTGGAAATATGCCAGCGCATCGGCCTCACCTTCTTAATCTTCATCATGTTTCTGGCAATCTATAACGATATATCCAGGCTGAAGGGTTCGATTATAGAGTCTATAGGCCGTTTGATCGAGACGTTCAAGTAG
- a CDS encoding isoprenyl transferase, translated as MKGKTESLIDKKNIPKHVVIIMDGNGRWAGRKGLDRISGHREGMKSVKSVVKAARELGIKAVTLYAFSAQNWRRPRDEVDALMELLKQYLVKEGDTLVEKEIRLNAIGRLWELPPDVYQVLTDTMEKTKNCSGMTLTLALSYGGREEIVDAVKKVMLSGIPLSNLNEESFSQFLYTIDLPEPDLLIRTSGEMRLSNFLLWQLAYTEIYVTRTLWPNFRKRHLVKAILNYQNRERRFGLTSDQIKRRKVN; from the coding sequence ATGAAAGGGAAGACAGAGTCTCTTATAGACAAGAAAAACATTCCGAAACACGTTGTGATAATAATGGATGGAAACGGAAGGTGGGCGGGAAGGAAGGGGCTTGATAGAATAAGCGGCCATAGGGAGGGGATGAAATCGGTCAAGTCCGTGGTGAAGGCGGCCAGGGAATTGGGGATCAAAGCAGTAACGCTCTACGCTTTTTCTGCACAGAATTGGAGAAGACCAAGGGACGAAGTCGATGCCCTAATGGAACTTCTAAAACAATACCTGGTCAAGGAAGGAGACACCCTGGTCGAGAAAGAGATAAGGCTTAACGCCATTGGCCGGCTATGGGAGCTTCCACCGGATGTCTACCAGGTGCTCACCGATACGATGGAAAAGACTAAAAACTGTAGTGGAATGACCCTTACCCTGGCGCTGAGCTATGGGGGTAGGGAGGAAATAGTGGATGCGGTCAAGAAGGTAATGCTTTCCGGAATCCCTTTATCCAATCTGAATGAAGAGAGTTTTTCTCAGTTCCTTTACACAATCGACCTCCCCGAGCCCGACCTTCTCATCCGGACTAGTGGAGAGATGAGGCTTTCCAATTTCCTTCTCTGGCAGCTTGCCTACACCGAGATTTACGTCACCAGGACTCTATGGCCTAATTTTAGGAAAAGGCACTTGGTAAAGGCAATTTTAAACTATCAGAACCGGGAGAGGAGATTTGGGCTTACCAGCGACCAAATAAAGAGAAGGAAAGTAAATTGA
- a CDS encoding transketolase — MFKRTNDIEVLEDTARRVRIHLLKALHNAKSGHTGGSLSSVEILVALYFSELRHDPSNPRWEDRDRFVLSKGHGVPALYSVLAHAGYFPIDELMTLRKPESRLQGHPEYNLDIGIEATTGSLGHGLSAANGMALAAKIDGRDIRVYALLSDGELQEGATWEAITTSAYRKLDNLCAIVDRNRFQNDGAMAEIKDIEPVPDKWRAFGWRVEVLPDGHDFPSLLSAFRKARRTKGKPFVIIANTIKGKGISIFENQGKYHGVAPTDEELKIALTELGGAA, encoded by the coding sequence ATGTTCAAAAGAACAAACGATATCGAAGTTCTTGAGGATACCGCCAGAAGAGTACGCATACACCTTTTAAAAGCGCTTCATAACGCCAAGTCCGGACACACCGGGGGGTCCCTTTCTTCGGTGGAGATTCTGGTGGCTTTATACTTCTCCGAGTTAAGACATGACCCGTCTAACCCTCGCTGGGAAGATAGAGACAGATTCGTGTTGTCCAAAGGCCACGGCGTCCCCGCTCTCTACTCCGTATTGGCCCATGCCGGTTATTTCCCTATCGACGAGCTTATGACCTTGAGAAAGCCGGAAAGCCGGCTGCAAGGACATCCGGAGTATAACCTGGACATCGGGATTGAGGCCACAACCGGCTCTCTAGGACACGGACTTTCTGCGGCAAATGGTATGGCTTTGGCAGCAAAGATTGACGGAAGGGACATTAGGGTATATGCACTCTTGAGCGACGGTGAGCTTCAAGAAGGAGCCACCTGGGAGGCAATCACCACTTCCGCATACAGAAAGTTGGATAATCTCTGTGCAATCGTCGACAGAAACAGGTTTCAGAACGACGGCGCTATGGCCGAGATCAAGGACATAGAGCCTGTACCGGACAAGTGGCGCGCTTTTGGCTGGCGGGTAGAGGTCTTGCCTGACGGACACGATTTCCCCAGCCTTCTTTCTGCCTTCAGGAAAGCAAGGCGAACCAAAGGAAAACCATTTGTCATCATAGCCAATACCATAAAGGGCAAGGGTATATCCATATTCGAGAATCAGGGGAAGTACCACGGCGTTGCACCTACAGACGAAGAGCTTAAAATTGCACTGACCGAATTAGGGGGGGCGGCTTGA
- a CDS encoding NUDIX hydrolase gives MPFHVDNLKLVLAYTIYTMDYKFCPRCGGRLQLKLLKISEPERLVCEECSFVLYLDPKVAACTITLIDMKIPLLKRGIEPSYGKWVFPGGYVDYGEKVEEAAIRETKEEVNLDVRLRDLVGVYSYHKSPVIIVYSAEVIGGELRACDECLEVSLFAPGEIPWNDLAFSSTRDALRDYVRKYFKL, from the coding sequence TTGCCTTTTCATGTCGATAATTTAAAGCTCGTTTTAGCGTATACTATTTACACCATGGATTATAAATTTTGTCCCAGATGCGGAGGTAGATTACAACTCAAACTGCTCAAAATATCCGAGCCGGAAAGGCTGGTTTGTGAAGAATGCTCATTTGTTCTATATCTCGACCCGAAAGTGGCGGCGTGCACCATAACGTTGATCGACATGAAAATTCCTCTCTTAAAACGGGGCATAGAGCCGAGCTACGGCAAATGGGTTTTTCCGGGCGGCTATGTCGATTATGGGGAAAAGGTTGAAGAGGCAGCGATAAGAGAGACTAAGGAAGAAGTAAACCTGGACGTGAGGCTTAGGGATTTAGTCGGGGTGTACTCTTACCATAAGAGCCCGGTCATCATCGTTTATTCCGCCGAGGTTATTGGCGGTGAGCTAAGGGCATGCGACGAGTGCCTGGAAGTGAGCTTATTCGCCCCCGGTGAAATACCCTGGAATGACCTGGCATTCTCCAGCACCCGCGATGCGCTGAGGGACTATGTGAGGAAGTACTTCAAACTATAG
- a CDS encoding 1-deoxy-D-xylulose-5-phosphate reductoisomerase has protein sequence MKGISILGSTGSIGRQTLEVISWFPERFSVAGLLAGRNLNLLREQVLKFKPQVASVMDEKDAVKLARDLPPGFTEVLWGQNGAETVASLSQAELVVSGMVGASGLMPTLSAIKSGKNVALANKEVLVMAGCILMREAEKQGIKILPVDSEHSALFQALNCSKKEYVRRLILTASGGPFLKTPEEKLDDITAELALNHPTWKMGKKITIDSATLMNKGFEVIEASWLFGIPPDMVSVWIHPQSIVHSMVEYIDGSIIAQMSLPDMRIPIAYALSYPERVPIGGDQLIRPNFGELTFEEAGPDRFQALCLAYGAAEEGGTMPAVMSAANEIAVEAFLGGRLKFMEILKVVKRTMESHRKLPGETVEEILESDGWARKTAQSIINRVN, from the coding sequence TTGAAAGGTATATCCATACTTGGCTCGACCGGGTCGATAGGGCGTCAAACCCTAGAGGTCATATCCTGGTTCCCGGAGCGATTTAGCGTAGCCGGGCTTTTGGCCGGAAGGAATCTAAATCTCCTGAGGGAGCAGGTCCTTAAATTCAAGCCACAGGTAGCCTCTGTAATGGATGAGAAGGATGCGGTTAAACTGGCCCGGGATTTGCCGCCCGGGTTTACCGAGGTCCTCTGGGGCCAGAATGGCGCAGAAACCGTGGCATCCCTTTCTCAAGCCGAATTGGTGGTTTCGGGAATGGTCGGGGCATCCGGTCTGATGCCGACTCTGTCTGCCATAAAGTCCGGTAAAAACGTCGCCCTTGCCAACAAGGAAGTCTTGGTCATGGCCGGGTGCATTTTGATGAGGGAGGCGGAAAAACAGGGGATTAAGATACTTCCTGTCGATAGCGAGCACAGCGCACTTTTTCAGGCGCTTAATTGCAGTAAAAAGGAATACGTGAGAAGGCTTATTTTGACGGCCTCCGGCGGGCCGTTCTTGAAAACACCGGAAGAGAAGCTGGACGATATCACTGCGGAGCTGGCTTTGAACCATCCCACCTGGAAGATGGGGAAGAAGATCACCATAGACTCGGCTACACTGATGAATAAGGGATTTGAGGTTATCGAGGCCAGTTGGCTATTCGGAATTCCGCCCGACATGGTGTCGGTATGGATTCATCCCCAGAGCATCGTGCATTCCATGGTGGAATATATCGACGGCTCTATCATCGCGCAGATGAGCCTTCCGGACATGAGAATTCCCATTGCCTATGCCTTGTCCTATCCGGAAAGGGTTCCTATAGGCGGGGACCAGTTAATTCGCCCAAACTTTGGGGAACTCACCTTTGAAGAGGCTGGCCCCGACCGGTTTCAAGCCCTATGTTTAGCCTATGGGGCGGCGGAGGAAGGCGGCACCATGCCTGCGGTAATGAGCGCTGCCAATGAAATTGCAGTTGAAGCGTTTCTCGGAGGCAGGTTAAAATTTATGGAGATACTTAAGGTGGTAAAGCGGACTATGGAAAGCCATAGAAAATTGCCGGGAGAGACGGTCGAGGAGATTCTGGAAAGCGACGGGTGGGCAAGAAAGACCGCTCAATCGATAATAAATCGGGTTAATTAA
- a CDS encoding S41 family peptidase, translating into MKRFYVPIFSLLLFASGVSALAEEATYKGLSDFTRVLDIIERNYVEEVDPEELTVGAIEGMLKTLDPYSVYLTPERYNEIEIGTSGEFGGVGMEVTIENDVLTVITPIEDTPAAKAGIKPKDQIIAIDGKPTRGMAVHEAVKILRGPKGSSVKITVQSEGKSSPRDITLVREIIRVESVKSKLLNNGIGYIRLSQFQEKTSQELRNSLTQLESQNGGRLKGVVLDLRNNPGGLLTQAVEVVDEFIDQGLIVSVKGRAETQSTDYYATKKGKFQDYPLVVIVNKGSASASEVVAEALQDSKRASILGTKTFGKGSVQTIIRLDNGAGLKLTTAKFYAPSGRSINEVGVIPDIVVENTESKDLQLERALELLGTSKAENTIPKG; encoded by the coding sequence ATGAAAAGATTTTATGTACCAATATTTTCTCTACTTTTGTTTGCATCCGGGGTGTCGGCATTAGCCGAAGAGGCCACTTACAAGGGCTTATCTGACTTCACCAGGGTACTGGACATAATCGAGAGAAACTATGTAGAAGAAGTCGACCCGGAGGAGCTCACTGTAGGAGCCATAGAAGGCATGCTAAAGACGCTTGACCCCTACTCCGTTTACCTTACCCCGGAGCGTTACAACGAGATAGAAATTGGCACCTCCGGCGAATTCGGGGGAGTAGGAATGGAGGTGACCATCGAAAACGACGTACTTACAGTGATAACTCCGATAGAGGATACCCCGGCGGCAAAGGCCGGCATTAAGCCTAAGGACCAAATAATAGCGATCGACGGAAAACCAACCAGGGGTATGGCAGTCCACGAGGCGGTGAAGATTCTTCGCGGTCCCAAGGGGAGTTCGGTTAAGATTACCGTACAAAGCGAGGGGAAAAGTAGTCCGAGGGATATAACATTGGTGAGAGAAATAATCAGGGTAGAAAGCGTCAAATCCAAGTTGCTGAATAACGGTATAGGGTACATAAGGCTTTCTCAATTCCAAGAGAAAACATCCCAAGAGCTTAGAAACTCTCTTACCCAATTGGAGTCACAGAACGGTGGACGCTTGAAGGGGGTGGTACTCGATTTGAGAAACAATCCCGGCGGCTTGCTCACTCAGGCGGTAGAAGTGGTGGATGAATTTATTGACCAGGGTCTAATCGTCAGCGTCAAGGGGAGGGCCGAGACACAGTCCACAGATTATTACGCTACCAAAAAAGGCAAATTTCAAGACTATCCTCTGGTTGTGATAGTAAACAAAGGGAGCGCCAGCGCATCCGAGGTAGTCGCCGAGGCGCTTCAGGACAGCAAAAGGGCCTCTATCCTGGGCACAAAGACCTTTGGGAAAGGTTCTGTCCAAACCATAATCAGGCTTGACAATGGAGCCGGTCTTAAGCTTACCACCGCTAAATTCTACGCCCCGAGCGGCAGGTCCATAAATGAAGTGGGTGTAATACCGGATATAGTCGTGGAAAATACCGAGAGCAAGGACCTTCAACTGGAGAGGGCCTTAGAGCTTCTTGGAACTTCCAAGGCCGAAAACACCATCCCGAAAGGTTAG